In Penaeus monodon isolate SGIC_2016 chromosome 15, NSTDA_Pmon_1, whole genome shotgun sequence, a genomic segment contains:
- the LOC119582194 gene encoding dynein heavy chain 6, axonemal-like: protein MEVEKDTISDATLRKLKKYTENPNDLCHLRSLSQVAKVSKPCRPLCAWLKALDHYSQSERELAELQARYEACVCRRQQLDGGIKRATARLQRCTRLTTVLADEDSRWSAKIKTLMSEAEGVYGECTLGGVAVAYLGALTSSHRDQLLQSVVNILVTSGVVTPAKYDLMETLSTSEQRDTWEAADLYRDPACFLQAALVLSAIRRPLVLDPDYMCVRWLTRLHEEQGGLQVLHAGDEDLLSKVLSAAHARRPILVLHTPTYLTYNLRKLLEVPSHLQTSDGALQEVVMILVTGSATPTLPQELCVHVTRVSFALPPLVLEERLLNDVLKMEREDLYEQRASLTASIMRDQKALEAVDDTILKKLTQASTALLDNEELLAAFYEAKSTSAEFRTRLAECRRTLQKIGNVRDKYRPVATRGRLLFSTSTALRRLSRNYVFSFQHFLHLFSVCITSGGRTETLSFDQRIHSLVVSVTQLVVTHVSRALHPAHRLAFTTALCAAISADAGTLTPPAWRAVLDPSVLDEEVGLTGSRGPAEMPRGRISDFNALMLLRIAKPRQLVAGAREVVNIMLGDPHLLRPDLALGKLLGPEERKLPVLVWADYGRDVAGEVIAAAHSRSVAGITRVIMATPAEKAGELDSVGVPNLASLLVNSVQQGGWIIVQGAESPSVLSTLLGAMTSLGSPDVKVHEDFRLVVTVSVTKAAPPDLTLLARPLYSQPAPTIPATLAAAATLINMHNYRHHYSGARWRRAVWQVAAAHTIASVTRHWHGHPPPPPVPPTHTPRTQIASGPSRPSSASPLPPTPTLELLDEPEAQPSPGHVGLDGYVNLEELTGTLKCLYKLSLEYALDDDTVVHFLAVVYGQQKSWQEIVCSIPGEVGVVSKEAAQSIVTAHLTACLQDLHNLTLDVEYRAFQDDLTTIASDIFEAPTSALDE, encoded by the exons atggaggtggagaaggacaCGATCTCGGACGCCACCCTCAGGAAGCTCAAGAAGTACACTGAGAATCCGAA TGACTTGTGCCACCTCCGTTCCCTCTCCCAGGTAGCCAAAGTGTCGAAGCCATGTCGACCTCTGTGCGCGTGGCTCAAGGCTCTCGACCACTACTCCCAA AGCGAGAGGGAGCTGGCCGAGTTGCAAGCGCGTTATGAAGCGTGCGTGTGCCGGCGTCAGCAGCTGGACGGGGGCATCAAGAGAGCCACGGCAAGGCTTCAGCGCTGCACGAGGCTGACCACCGTCCTGGCTGACGAGGACTCGCGGTGGTCAGCGAAGATCAAG ACCCTGATGAGCGAAGCCGAGGGCGTCTACGGCGAGTGCACTCTCGGGGGCGTCGCCGTGGCTTACCTGGGGGCGCTGACGTCCTCCCACCGAGACCAGCTTCTGCAGAGCGTCGTCAACATCCTCGTCACGAGCGGGGTCGTTACGCCGGCTAAGTACGA CCTGATGGAGACTCTGAGCACCTCCGAGCAGCGGGACACGTGGGAGGCAGCCGACCTGTACCGCGACCCAGCCTGCTTTCTACAGGCCGCCTTGGTCCTCTCAGCTATAAGGAGACCCCTCGTTCTCGATCCTGATTATATG TGCGTCCGATGGCTGACTCGCCTCCACGAAGAGCAAGGAGGCCTCCAGGTCCTGCACGCCGGCGACGAGGACCTACTCAGCAAAGTCCTctccgccgcccacgcccgccgccCGATCCTCGTCCTCCACACGCCCACGTACCTCACCTACAACCTCAGAAAACTCCTTGAGGTTCCTAGTCATCTTCAG ACGAGCGACGGCGCCCTGCAGGAGGTGGTGATGATCCTGGTGACGGGGAGTGCCACCCCGACCCTGCCTCAGGAGCTGTGCGTCCACGTCACCCGCGTGTCCTTCGCCCTCCCGCCGCTCGTCCTTGAAGAGCGTCTCCTCAA CGACGTCCTGAAGATGGAGCGCGAGGACCTGTACGAGCAGCGAGCCAGCCTGACGGCGAGCATCATGCGCGACCAGAAGGCCCTCGAAGCCGTGGACGACACCATCCTGAAGAAGCTCACGCAGGCGTCCACCGCGCTGCTTGACAACGAGGAGCTCCTGGCGGCGTTCTACGAGGCCAAG TCGACATCAGCAGAGTTCCGCACCCGCCTTGCCGAGTGTCGACGGACGCTGCAGAAGATCGGCAACGTACGTGACAAGTACCGCCCGGTAGCGACCCGCGGACGCCTCCTCTTCTCGACGTCGACGGCCCTCCGGAGGCTCAGCCGCAACTACGTCTTCTCCTTCCAACACTTTCTTCAC CTGTTCTCCGTGTGCATCACGTCCGGCGGCCGAACGGAAACCCTGAGCTTCGACCAACGCATTCACTCGCTGGTCGTGAGCGTCACGCAGCTGGTGGTAACGCACGTGAGTCGCGCCCTCCACCCTGCGCACCGCCTGGCCTTCACCACCGCCCTCTGCGCAGCCATCTCCGCAGACGCCggcaccctcaccccccctgccTGGAGAGCCGTCCTCGACCCCTCCGTGCTGGACGAG GAGGTGGGATTGACAGGGAGTCGAGGTCCTGCCGAGATGCCCCGTGGTAGGATATCCGACTTCAATGCTCTGATGCTCTTAAGGATAGCCAAGCCCCGTCAG CTCGTGGCAGGAGCCCGCGAAGTAGTCAACATCATGCTCGGTGACCCTCACTTACTACGACCTGACCTCGCCCTTGGCAAACT CTTAGGCCCAGAAGAGCGGAAGTTGCCTGTCTTGGTGTGGGCGGACTATGGGCGTGACGTGGCCGGCGAGGTGATAGCAGCCGCTCACTCCCGCTCTGTGGCCGGAATTACGAGGGTTATCATGGCTACACCGGCGGAGAAG GCAGGAGAGCTGGATTCTGTCGGAGTGCCTAATCTTGCCTCGCTTTTAGTGAACTCCGTACAGCAAGGCGGATGGATTATCGTCCAG GGAGCCGAGTCGCCTTCCGTTCTCTCAACCCTCCTCGGTGCCATGACGTCACTAGGCTCTCCGGATGTCAAG GTACACGAGGATTTCCGGTTGGTAGTGACTGTGAGTGTTACCAAGGCAGCGCCCCCTGACCTGACCTTGCTGGCACGCCCACTGTACTCGCAGCCCGCGCCCACGATCCCTGCCACACTCGCTGCAGCCGCCACCCTCATCAACATGCACAATTATCGGCACCATT ACTCGGGAGCGAGGTGGCGCCGGGCGGTGTGGCAAGTGGCTGCCGCCCACACCATTGCTTCGGTCACTCGGCACTGGCACGGGCACCCTCCGCCCCCGCCCGTGCCGCCCACCCACACGCCCAGAACCCAGATAGCTTCCGGTCCGTCGAGGCCCTCCAGCGCCTCGCCTCTgccacccacgcccaccctcGAGCTCTTGGACGAACCCGAGGCCCAGCCCAGCCCGGGACACGTCGGCCTCGACGGCTATGTCAACCTCGAGGAGCTGACCGGAACCCTCAAGTGCCTCTACAAGCTCTCCCTTGAGTACGCGCTCGACGATGATACTGTCGTGCACTTCCTCG CCGTGGTGTACGGGCAGCAGAAGTCGTGGCAGGAGATCGTGTGTTCGATTCCCGGCGAGGTGGGTGTGGTCTCGAAGGAGGCGGCCCAGAGCATCGTCACCGCCCACCTCACAGCCTGTCTTCAGGATCTACACAATCTGACGCTG gaTGTGGAATACAGAGCCTTCCAAGACGACCTGACGACCATTGCCAGCGACATCTTTGAAGCTCCGACGTCAGCTCTCGACGAATAG